In the Loxodonta africana isolate mLoxAfr1 chromosome 1, mLoxAfr1.hap2, whole genome shotgun sequence genome, one interval contains:
- the LOC100663190 gene encoding olfactory receptor 10C1-like: MNLNCSLWQDNIMSVKRFAFAKFSEVTEECFLLFTLILLMFLASLTGNALIALAIWTNPVLHTPMYFFLANLSLLEIGYTCSVIPKMLQSLVSEARGISWECCATQMFFFILFGISECCLLAAMAFDRYMAICSPLHYAARMSHRVCAHLAVVSWGVGFLVGLGQTNYIFSLDFCGPCEIEHFFCDLPPILALACGDTSHNEAAFFVVASLCISSPFLLIIASYGRILAAVLVMPSPEGRHKALSTCSSHLLVVTLFYGSGSVTYLRPKASHSPGVDKLLALFYTVVTSVLNPIIYSLRNKEVKAALRRTLGRKKF, from the coding sequence ATGAACCTCAATTGCTCCTTGTGGCAGGACAACATCATGTCTGTCAAACGCTTTGCATTTGCCAAATTCTCTGAGGTCACTGAAGAGTGTTTCCTCCTGTTTACCCTCATCCTACTCATGTTCTTAGCATCACTGACAGGGAATGCCCTCATAGCCCTCGCCATCTGGACCAACCCAGTCCTCCACAcgcccatgtacttcttcctggcCAACTTGTCCCTCTTGGAGATTGGCTACACCTGTTCTGTCATACCCAAGATGCTGCAGAGTCTTGTGAGTGAGGCTCGAGGGATCTCCTGGGAATGCTGTGCCACAcagatgtttttctttatattatttGGTATCAGTGAATGCTGCCTTTTGGCAGCCATGGCTTTTGACCGCTATATGGCCATATGCTCTCCACTCCACTATGCAGCACGAATGAGTCACCGGGTGTGTGCCCATTTGGCAGTGGTTTCTTGGGGGGTGGGATTCTTGGTCGGTCTGGGCCAGACCAACTATATTTTCTCCTTGGACTTCTGTGGTCCCTGTGAGATAGAACACTTCTTTTGTGACCTCCCTCCTATCCTGGCACTTGCTTGTGGGGATACATCCCACAATGAGGCTGCATTCTTTGTTGTGGCCAGCCTTTGTATTTCCAGCCCATTTTTACTGATCATTGCTTCCTATGGCAGAATTCTAGCTGCCGTGCTGGTCATGCCATCACCTGAAGGGCGCCATAAAGCTCTTTCTACCTGTTCTTCCCACCTGCTGGTAGTAACACTATTCTATGGTTCAGGATCTGTTACCTACCTGAGGCCCAAAGCTAGCCATTCACCAGGAGTGGACAAACTCCTAGCCCTTTTCTATACAGTGGTGACATCCGTGCTCAACCCCATCATCTATAGTTTAAGGAACAAGGAAGTCAAGGCAGCCCTCCGGAGAACTCTGGGAAGAAAAAAGTTTTGA